A window from Rhea pennata isolate bPtePen1 chromosome 1, bPtePen1.pri, whole genome shotgun sequence encodes these proteins:
- the LOC134136185 gene encoding keratocan yields the protein MTLSSLPVFLVLISGIFCQYDYGPGDDYGYDPFGPSSAVCAPECNCPLSYPSAMYCDNLKLKTIPIVPSGIKYLYLRNNMIEGIEENTFDNVTDLQWLILDHNHLENSKIKGKVFSKLKHLKKLHINYNNLTEAVGPLPKMLDDLQLSHNKITKISPSALEGLVNLTVIHLQNNQLKAESIAGAFKGLNSLLYLDLSFNQLTKLPTGLPHSLLMLYFDNNQISNVPDEYFQGFKTLQYLRLSHNKLTDSGIPGNVFNITSLVELDLSFNQLKSIPTVSENLENFYLQVNKINKFPLRSFCKVVGPLTYSKITHLRLDGNNLTRADLPQEMYNCLRVAAEISLEKMTTLKVYPKLLLLFLFNSVWTRTVRQVYDELDPEHWSHYTFECPKECFCPPSFPNALYCDNKGLKEIPAIPARIWYLYLQNNFIETISEKPFVNATHLRWINLNKNKITNNGIESGVLSKLKRLLYLFLEDNELEEVPAPLPGSLEQLRLARNKISRIPEGVFSNLENLTMLDLHQNSLLDSALQSDTFQGLNNLMQLNIAKNSLKKMPLSIPANTLQLFLDNNSIEVIPENYFSTIPKVTFLRLNYNKLSDDGIPPNGFNVSSILDLQLSHNQLTKIPPINAQLEHLHLDHNRIKSVNGTQICPVSIAIAEDYGFYGNIPRLRYLRLDGNEIQPPIPLDIMICFQLLQAVVI from the exons ATGACTCTAAGCTCTCTACCTGTCTTTCTGGTATTGATTAGTGGCATTTTTTGCCAGTATGACTATGGTCCTGGAGATGATTATGGTTATGATCCTTTTGGGCCATCTTCAGCAGTCTGTGCCCCGGAATGTAATTGTCCTTTAAGCTATCCTTCAGCAATGTATTGTGACAATCTTAAACTGAAAACCATTCCAATTGTACCAAGTGGAATAAAATACCTTTATCTCCGAAACAACATGATTGAAGGCATTGAAGAGAATACGTTTGATAATGTAACAGACCTGCAGTGGCTGATCCTAGATCACAACCATTtggaaaattcaaaaattaaggGAAAAGTTTTCTCTAAACTAAAACATCTGAAGAAACTTCATATTAACTATAACAATTTGACTGAAGCTGTTGGACCACTCCCCAAAATGCTGGATGACCTGCAATTAAGTCACAACAAGATCACAAAAATCAGTCCCAGTGCACTTGAGGGGCTGGTGAATCTGACTGTCATTCACCTCCAGAACAACCAGCTGAAAGCAGAATCTATTGCTGGGGCTTTTAAAGGCCTGAATTCACTTCTGTATCTTGACTTAAGCTTCAACCAGCTTACAAAGCTACCAACAGGACTGCCTCACTCCTTGCTCATGCTGTATTTTGACAATAACCAGATCTCCAATGTTCCTGATGAGTACTTCCAAGGTTTTAAAACCCTGCAATATTTACGTTTATCCCACAATAAATTAACAGATTCTGGAATACCAGGAAATGTCTTCAATATCACGTCATTAGTTGAGCTGGATCTTTCCTTTAATCAGCTGAAGAGCATTCCAACTGTCAGTGAGAACCTTGAAAACTTCTACCTCCAAGTCAACAAAATAAACA AGTTTCCACTGAGAAGCTTCTGTAAGGTTGTTGGACCATTGACCTATTCAAAAATCACACATTTGCGCCTGGATGGAAACAATCTCACTCGTGCTGACCTGCCTCAGGAGATGTACAACTGCCTTCGGGTAGCGGCTGAGATCTCACTGGA GAAAATGACGACTCTAAAAGTCTATCCAAAGCTTTTGCTCTTATTCTTGTTCAATTCTGTGTGGACTCGAACTGTGAGACAAGTTTATGATGAGCTGGATCCAGAGCACTGGTCTCACTACACTTTTGAGTGTCCAAAAGAGTGCTTTTGTCCTCCCAGTTTCCCAAATGCATTATACTGTGATAACAAAGGACTTAAAGAAATACCTGCAATCCCAGCAAGAATTTGGTACCTCTATCTTCAAAACAACTTCATTGAAACAATTTCAGAGAAGCCTTTTGTGAATGCCACTCACCTGAGATGGATAAATCTGAACAAGAATAAGATCACCAACAATGGAATTGAAAGTGGTGTGCTGAGCAAGCTGAAAAGGTTGCTTTACTTATTCCTTGAGGATAATGAGTTGGAAGAGGTGCCTGCCCCATTACCAGGGAGCTTGGAGCAGCTAAGACTGGCTAGAAACAAGATCTCCAGAATCCCAGAAGGAGTCTTCAGCAACTTGGAAAATCTTACTATGCTAGATCTGCACCAGAACAGTTTGTTGGACAGCGCTCTTCAAAGTGACACCTTCCAAGGACTCAACAATCTTATGCAACTCAACATAGCAAAAAATTCACtcaaaaaaatgcctttaagCATTCCAGCTAATACACTGCAGCTGTTTCTGGACAACAACTCCATTGAAGTGATACCAGAGAACTATTTCAGTACAATACCCAAAGTGACTTTCCTTAGGCTTAACTACAATAAATTATCTGATGATGGTATTCCTCCAAATGGGTTTAATGTTTCATCTATTCTAGACCTACAGCTGTCTCACAACCAGCTCACTAAAATTCCGCCTATCAATGCTCAACTTGAGCACCTTCACCTTGACCACAACAGAATCAAAA